The genomic region accaacaaggacttactatatagcacaggaaactctgcttaatactttgtaataacctaaatgggaaaatttttgaaaaagaataaagcgaagtcgcttagtcatgtctgactctttgcgaccccatggactatagtcttgTCGGCTCCTCCatccgtaggatttcccaggcaagaacactggagtgggttgccatttccttctccaggggattgtcccaactgagggactgaacctgggtctcccgcattgcgggcagactttttaccatctgagccaccagggaggcctatagatacatgtatatgtataactgaatcactttgctgtacatctgaaactaacacaacattgttaatcaactatgctaatttacaataaaaataaaaaaagaaaaggtacacACATTTTTTGAGAATAAGGTTTTAATAGGAAAAGAAGCCTGACATGGATGAGCCAATATTTATGTCCAAATGATCATTGGTAGTTACCACATGCAGGCTGGGAGCCAGGTATTTTTGCATATGCTCTGTATGCCAGTTTGATTCTCTATTAAAACCATTTGGAGTGAGTCTAATTGTCCATAATTTATATATGCAGAAAATGGGGCTCATGGAGGTGAAATGACCTGTCCGAGAGTCACTTAGCTAGCAAATGACAGCTTTAACTCTATTGTCTGGTCACATAGAGATGAAACAAGGATTCAGTGTGCATGTCTGAATGGTAGGTGCTGTTTGGTTTGGCAATGAATGTGAGATATGTAAAAGGTGGAAGGGCACTCTGAGTGCAAAGGTTAAGAGGTTGGAACTTATTAGTCTGGGAGTGAGAGGAGGGGTTCTGAGTCACAGAGCATCTGCAGAGCTCTGTCTCAGAAACACTGTTGCCTAAGATGGATAGAAACAGGCTCCTGAGGCTCACAGGAGGCCTGGAGAGCAGTTGGAGGAATATTGCAAACACTTGGATAGGCCTGAATGAGCATGGGTGTTGGCagtggaaacaggaaaaaaaaaaaaaattctatctgGTCTCCAGATCTACTGGGAATTGCTGAATGAAGGCTGAGTTCTCCCTATGTAGATAGCTTCTGCTTTTTATCGCAGGTTTTTCAAGAACTCACTCCCAGAAAAGCTGGATcaagactagaaaaaaaaaatagacagctGCCTAAGTGAGAAACCTACAAACCTCCTCTGTCCCCCAAATCAGCTCCTCCCATCCGCTGGGGGACCTATTGTCTTACTAGTGGCGCTCTCTTCCTCCAAGAGTCTTTCATTAAAATGTGACTGTTTGGGGACAAGAGGGAAAAGGGATCCCAGGAAATTTCCTCATTAGCATCATCCAGGCAAGTAACATAAATGTAGGGTGGCAATCTGGGTGCCTCATGAAGAAGAGGGCATCCATGCCCCTCCTATAGAGGGATTCTCAGCTCTGTCTGAGGGGCCCAAAACTGCTGGATCTGCTATTTCAACAGAAACCACATGTCCAGATTTTGGGAGGTGGAAGGCCCTTTATGCTTAAATATTGCAGCTAGTTGAAATTTCTTCACATCACTGTGCGAGCCACATTCGGCTTTGTTGGTCACCAGTGTGATACCTCTGAGTTAAATTTTAACATCCTTTTATCAAAACCTTTCCAAATGAGAAAGCACATATTTAGTGAAACTAGATGCCTAGCAGGTTCATTTGGATTGCTGATGGCAGATGTAAAAGTTTGGGAACGTGTATTACAGGGCAGCCCTGGACCACATGCTGAGCATCCCTTTGGAGGCTGGTATCTGGGCCTTGGAAGGGAGATGGgggcacagcagcagcagtatttgctGCCACGGGGGCCTCCCAGTGGGAAGAGGGATGGATCAAGCCTGTGGTTTCTCCTAGCTCTGGTTGGCTTCTTCCCATTAACATTACAGTAATACAGTCCTGTGGTGTTTGAAAAAAGCATCAGTAGTTACACGGAATGATTTACAGGACACCAGACTCTGCATTTCAGAGGTCTCTCGTGtaccataaaaatatatatattataaaggaATAATCTTTATCTGAACTAAAGCTGTAGTGAAGGAAACTCGTGTCCAGCTGAGAGCAGCAGTGAGCTTTTGTTCACTCAGGGAAAAGTCCGCGTTCTTCATCTTATTTGATTAacattttcttcccctctctggcACTAGGTATCTGGTTAATATTTAGACactatatacattttctttcaacTGTTGTTCCTATTATGTGATCAAACAAAACCCGGGGATGTCAACCAGATCAGCCGCCAGGTGAAAACAGACAGACCCGCCAGGCACCCAGCTGTGGCTGGCGGGGTGAATGGGATCCCGAGAGCTGGCCCCTGGGAGATACTGTTCGCGGGTGTGTGCAGAGCCACCCCCTGTCCCCAGGACTCCGAGTTCGCTAGAGCTGCTCCGTTAATGACTCTGCCTCATCCTCCCTTTGCAGACTCCGATTTCCCCCACCTCCGGGAAGCAAGTCTAGTTTTGAATCTTCCAAAGCCTTTTGATGTTTACCATTACCTCCCCTGGAGAGGGACGTGAGGGGTGGAAATTTCGCTGAAAataatgtacttaaaaaaattcagtgaagCGATGCATAGACACCCTGCAATCCAACTTGCCTCTGCTTATAAGGTGTTTAGAGCGATGATGGTCACAGTCTATTTCAGTCCAGGGAAATCTAACTCCTTTAGTGGCAACGCCTCCAAGGGGCGCAGGTGTGCCTGTGGTTAAGGGTGTGGATGAGGGAACAGACTCATCTTTTGGAGCAGAATGCGCAGTCACCCGGTGGCGGGTAAGGACGCGAAAGCTCTAGGGGTAGAGAAACCTGGGGGTTTGTGTCAACGCTCCACCCGTCAGGAGCTTCAAGATAAGATGGGGAGAATGGAAAGATGGAAGTTGGAATGAGAGAGCAGTTATGAAGAAACCACTCCTGGACTAAAGGCAGGAGGCTATCCAGGGTGAGAGAAGGGCGGGTCGGGGGATGGGCCGAGTTTGCTCGGAGTCCCAGGGGAAAAGGGGAAGCGAGAGGTCGCTGCCCTCGGGTCCCCCAGCTCGCCGGTGAGCAGCACCGGCGGCGGGCGTCCGGCTCTACGTCCCTCAAAAGTACCGGGAGAGGAATGGAGAACCCGGCGTCCCCGGCTCCCAGGGGAGGGGAAGCACGCGGGGCGGGGCGGAGAACACCTCCAGCGAGTGCGTGCGGCGCGCGGGGTTGGGGGCGCGATCTCCGCCTCCCCGGGTGCCCCAGCCCGAGCGCACGCCCGCGCGCCCGCGCCCCCCTCCACAGGCGCGCGCGAGGCGCACTCCCCCTTCCCTCGGCGGCGCGGGGCGCGCGCCCGGCCCCCTCCGCGTCTCTCCGCTCTCCCGGCAGAAAGTTAGCAGCGGGGAAGGAACTCGGGGCTGCCACagcgcgcggcggcggcggcagaaGCTGGAGCGGGAGCCGCGGCGGAGCCGGGGAAGCGGGGGCGCTGCAGACGGAGCAGGTGCAGCCGGCGGGTCCGCGCGCCCCCCTCGGTCCCCTTGCCAGAGACtgaggggggtggtggggggcccCCCGGACGCCGCGAGGAGAGCGGGGAGGGGGGGCCATGCGGCCGGGCTCCCCCCCGGCGCAGCGGGACAGCGGCCAGGGCCGGGGGCGCAGCGGCGTCGCTTCATGCAGCCGGGGCGGCtgggcagcggcggcggcggcggcggcggcgggggcggcggctgAAACCATGTCCGGGCAGCGCcgggggccgccgccgccgccgccgccgcgagCCGGGAGCCGCGATGGCCCCGTGGCCCGCACCTcctccgcctccgcctccgcctccgTCTCtcgccgcgccgccgccgcccggcgTCTCGGCTAAGGGCCCGCCGGCGCGCAAGCTGCTTTTCATGTGCACCTTGTCCCTGTCCGTCACCTACCTGTGCTACAGCCTCCTGGGCGGCTCGGGCTCCCTGCAATTCCCCCTGGCGCTGCAGGAGCCGCCGGGCGCCGCCGAGCCCCCGCCACCCTCGCTGCCGCCTCCCCCCGTGCGCCTCGGCGCCCCCTCGCAgccgcccgcgccgccgccgccgccgccggacAACGCGAGCCGCGGGGAGCCGCCCGAGCCCCCCAGGCAGCCCGCCGCCCCCGGGGCCGACGGCTGGGGACTGGCGAGCGGCAGCGGGGGCGCCCGGGACGCCTGGCTCCGGACCCCGCTGACCCCCGGCGAGATGGTCACGGCGCAGAGCGCGCTGGTGGAGAGGGAAGCGCCGGAGTCCAGCACCACGGACGAGGAGCTCGCAGGCCGGAGGGCGGCCAACGGGAGCGGCAACGCCGCCAGCACCCCCGACTACGGCGAGAAGAAGCTGCCCCAGGCGCTGATCATCGGGGTCAAGAAAGGAGGGACCCGCGCGCTGCTGGAGGCAATCCGAGTGCACCCGGACGTGCGGGCGGTGGGCGTAGAGCCGCACTTCTTCGACAGGAACTACGAGAAGGGGCTGGAGTGGTACAGGTAGGACCCCGGGCTCGGCGGATGGGATGGGCGCGTGGGGACAGACCCACTCGGGAAACAGCCGCTCCCTCTGCCCTTGGGGATCCGGGCAGCGTTCCGAGAGCCGTGAGCCCCCGAGGGCTCTGCGCATCCTGGCGGGGCAGCCTGGGGGGAACGGCGGGCAGGGCTGGAGGTTCGCCAGGGATCACTTTATTCCAGGGCGAGGAGAGAGGGGTCCCCTTGCTCTGCCTGCCTCTGACTCCTCGTCCAGGGAGCTGTTTTCGGAATCTGCCTAGTTCCGAGTCTGGGAATCCCCAGCCCTCGTGTCCGCGGGGTGTTTCCTAAGCCAGGCTCTTGCGGGGCGGTGCGCTTCTGTGTTGGGGACGCCGAGGAATGGAGCTGGACAAGCCGGATTGACTAAAGGGCTTTGGGATTTCCTGGAATCTTTCAAGATCGCCCTCAAACGCATTTGCGTGGCTGGAATCCAACTTCAGTGTTTTCAGTTTAGAGCAGAATGAACCGGGAACAGTTAACAAGATGATGCTGGGAGTTTGGGCTTTCTCGTAAAGACTAAGGATGCCTCCCACCTCCAGAACTTTCCGTCCCTCTTGGGCTGCTTGAACCCCGGGTTAATTTTGCATCAGGAGCATCTGTGTCTACATGACAGTTGATGCCCTAGGAGTTTTCATGCCCTGCACCTGTGCCCTTTCTAACCCGTGCCTCATTGCAACAGATTGGAGCTTGTGTCTAGTGAGTTGTTTGTTCATCTCCCTCCTTTCCCACCCTCTGCCAGCAGCGAGGGAAGGGAGAAGTAGTAAGTTAAGTGcaggtaaaataaattaatcGACCAGCGTTCTCCCCtgcccttccctctttccttttctttttttttccttaatgactCTGGAAAACAGATCTGGATGGCTGGCTGCATCTCGGTTGCATCTCAGTAATTAATTGCAATTGTCAACCAGAAACACAGGCTTTGTCAGCTAAGTGATGTTATCATCTTAACAGAGCCAATAGGTAAAATAAGGATTGTTTCCTGACAGGTCGCCTTCTTGTAGAAGAGATgtgctttttaagtttaaattacaGGCTGGGGAAGTTTTAGAAATAACTTTGGaaatatataatgtgtgtattgTGATTGATTTCttccccttttaaaaatatgccttaTGCTTTCAAAGCTTGAGAGAAGTACACTTAGGCATAAACATTCCAGCACATTAAACTGAAACAGCAAATGTGTCTGTTCATGTCTTGTCTGTTTCAACAGAGAGAACTAATTGCAATGTTTTAGGAGGCTTCAAACAGTCCCTTtctatcaaaacataaaacagcaaATGCCTAATTTAACTGGAAAATCAGTATTTATAACATCACAAGCCATGGCTTCCAGTTTGCAATTATAATTAAAAAGGTGTTAGGATGATTAatgcaacaacagcaaaataaaaaaaaggggTATGATGTCTGGGAAGGTTTCAGTTGTTAAATTGTTGGTTGTAGGAATGTTCAGGCTTCTGCTGTGGGGTAACGGTGGCTCTAAGGGGGTAACCATGGCTTTTTCCAATTCTAATTTTAGAGCTGTATATCTTGTGAGAAGTGTCAAATGCCCtttgggggagagggaggaataAAGATCAAATCTTTCCAACATGTgtttcagttgctctgtggcagctGGAAATGGAAAAGGAGGTGTTTTATTCAGATGACTTAAAATAAAGTTGATGAATGGTGTAATGTGGACTGCATGTCACGAGGTCCCATTGTAGGGTCGGGAGCATTCTCTGAATGAAAAGATAGATGATGCTGACAGATGCCACATTCTTTTACACTGCAGCTGGGAAAAGGAGGTGTGTAAATTGCCTCACTCATAGGACATGGCTGTTGAAGATCTTATTCCAACATGTGGTACCCTCAGCCATCACGGGTGGTATTTGGGACTCCGCATCCCATAGGACTAAGAGATGCAAATGGAACTAGATTCACCCGATCCTCACTTAAGAGGACCATGTGCTATCTCTGTATCTTCCATCTGCTGCCCCAGCATCACACCCAGGGTAAGTCCTTATTACACTTAGTGAAGCTGATGGCAGTTACTGCAGGAGAATCTTATCTAACATCGAGGCGTCGTTTTCCACCCAAATCTGGATGTTGAGAAGACTCCCAGAAACCTTTCAGATCCTAGGATAGCTCTCCAGCCTTAACAGATTCAGCCTTGCTTTGAGGGCATTTTAGGGATTTCTGTTGACTCCATCCCTTTAGCTCCCCTCTCTcttcatgggtttcccaggtggctcagtggtaaagaatccacctggcaatgtgggagatgtgggttccgtccctgagttgggaagatctcttggaggaggaaatggtaactcactccagtattcttgcctgcaaaattccatggacagcggagcctggcaggctacagtccatggggttgcaaagagttggacacagctgagtacaCAGTcacactcactctctctctctccctcccataTGCGAAGAGGGGATGGCATCCTCACCATATTGTAGAAGGGAAGCAGTGACATTGATTCAAACCAATAACAGAAACCCTTCTTCCTGGTTCCCTGGTTCCAGTCTTTTAAATGGTGGCATCTCTACTTAAATGGTTATAGTACCTCCCCGTTAAATGGTTATAGTATGGTATGTGTTTTATCTGAAATCTTACTCTACTGTTTGCCTGAATGGAGATTCACGGGTTAATTAAAGGTTTTGATCCCCTTTTCCCATTATttgttttcctgttcttttcaaTGTGCTTCCTAGTAGCCTACTGATTCTGCAAGTGATTCCGGTGGTTGTGATGTCAGCGAGAGGGAGAGCAAGAAGAAACTGGGGCTGCTCTCGGCAGAGCTGGCGAGAGTTTTGTCGCATTTAACTAAGCAGCCCGGGTTTTATTTCCTCCGTGTCACTCCAGTTATGTCTAAATCCGGGTTTTGCTTTCGCCTATGCTGTGGATCTACTGTGATTTAAAAACACGTTTGAGATTAGAACGTGTGCATCAGATTTGCAGGGCAAGATAGGCTGATGGATTAGGATGTGTGTTAAAGCTATGGAACAGCAAGCCTCACTTGGTGGATTGACACAGGCCAGTGATTAATAAATGGGGGTAGATCAAACACCCCCTCCCCCGAAAGTAAAAGGACAAAGCTACAATATGCTTTTCAATAGGAGCTGATACATACTGTCTGGGCAGACACCTTACAGTCCTCTAAGGGGTGGGGCCTTGTGGCAAGCCAAGTGGCTGCCATTGCAGAACTCATCAAAGTGAATGCGATGACATGAGCCGTGGTCTATCTTGTAGATCACAGACTGTCCAGTGACTGACTTCTTGGCTTTGGAAGCCTCTCAGCTGTAGGGCAATGGGAAGTGACCCTCCATGGGGTCAAGATGTCTCCACTGTCAGCAGTTATGACACACGTCCTGTTGGCTGGAGGGAAATAGCCTGGGGAAGCAGGTTCAGTAGTTTTGCTTGTGCTACCGAGAGGAGCGTAGTCCACAGCATCGTTCAGATGAGGTGtttagagagagaaggaaggacggCTGTGTAAGGCACTGGCGTGAATTGAACATGTGTTATCATGGCAGTTCACGCTTTATAGACGTGTAATCACATCTAGGTGGCATGATGAGACTGTGAGCAAATGAGCAGCCTTTCTGCTTTACAGTTGGCCCtcagatgggaaaacaatttgCTCGAGGTTGCTTAGCCGTTCAGGGGTTGAGCTGAGATTTGAAGCTGCAGTTGTCCAAAGGCTGGTAGGTAGAGTGCTAGCaaaatcttttccttccttccttctttcattcatttaatgatACTTACAATGATACATTTAATGATACAGACATTTAATAATACTTACCCTGTTTCCAATACTGTTTTAGGTGTTGGGGATACAAGGGTGAACAAGACAGATGAAGCACCTCTTCTCCTGGAACTGACATTTtagtgggggtgggagtggggaaaggGGAGACAGCAAACGAACAGGTCTTTCTGCTTACtcttttaatgtggctactggaaaattTGAAATTACATGTGTGCCTCCTGCTGTATTTATTTCCATCCTGTAGAGCAGCGCTGTTTAAACTTTAAATGCACACAAATCACCTGGGGGTATTGTTAACATGCAGGTTCTGATTCCATAGGTTAGTGGAGGGACCTGAGAGTGTGAATTTCAAATTTCCAAAGTGATACTGATTCTGCGGATTTCTGGACCTCTCTTTGAGTAGCAGGGGCATAGAAAGTAAtgagcgtgcatgtgtgtgtgtgtgtgtgtgtgtgtgtacgtgttaTCAATGATGAGGGAAAAACTCTCTGGAGGTCGTATAAGTATCGTGAATGAGTAAGATCCTCCCATGTGAAGACCTGAGTGGAGAGGTTGCCaagcagagggaagagcaggtgcaaaggccctgaggtagaaaCAAACCTCATGGCTTCTCAAAGTATTCTTTTCAAAGCATTCTACAGTGTTTGTAACTGAGTAAAACTGGGTTCAATACTCGGCTTTGCAACTTACTAGTTGAATGATCTGGGTTGGATAACTGACTTAAATATCACTCAGCTTCAGTTTACCTGAGAGTAATTCCTTCCTTGCAGGGTTGTTGGGAGgaataagtgaaataataaaagtGAATATATATTCTAAAACAATGAATATCCCTTCACAGCTGCCATAACATTAACTGGAGGCTTTTATTGGGGATGTTTTTGGGAAAAGACTAATAATGATGGGCTTTGCAGTCTACATCTGCTTAACCTTTTAAATCAAGGGTCACTCATCAGATGCCTTCAGGGCTCATGTGGGTAATACACTGGAGTGAAATAGACTAGGTGGGGAGAAACTGGGCCACAGACGCTCTGTCCAAAAGGGCAGCCGCTGTTCTGTTCCAGCCACGCCTTTTCCGTTTGCAAATGTGGCATCAGGGGAACTCTGTCTTCCACTTGGGAAGAGAAACTGGAAATCTGGGTTTTGATGGAAGTGGCCTGGTTTTTAACGTTGGCAGCAGATTGAGATTTCTTAAAAGTGCCATGTGGGCCAGCACTGTGGGACAAGCAAAACACATCTGTGGGCTGGTTACAGCCAGCTGGCTACTGGTTAGTGACCTTTGGTTTAAACTCATTTCTGAAAGTAACTGGCATACCAGTACCCTCTGCAGTTGCCAGAATTGTGGCTTAAGTGCGCTCTTTCAATTTAGATGTTTTCCCCCTTAACCAATTTTGCAACAGCATGAGGGAAGTCTCTCAGATAtattgtaacaacaacaacaaaggaagctGGATATAAACAGGAGCCTGAAGCAGAAAAAgacaattacaaataaatttcccttttgttCCCAGCAAACATTTTCTTGAGGGCGGGAAAATTCTCAGTTGTTCACTGCTTAATCAGGAGTGCCTGTAtctgatccatgtgatcagttgcACCAGTAAAACAGATTCTGGTCCTGTGAACAGAGTCCTGTGAAGAGTAAGAGTTAGACTTAAGACTAACTCTTAAGTAAAGACTTAAGAGTTAGAAAAATTGGGTTCTAGGTCCTTCTTTGCCACACACTTATTTTATTGGATATCAGTTTTCTTAATagcttcttcctttctccttcttttcttcctccctctcctttcttccttccttctcggTTGTTTACatgatgcatgcatgctcagttgcgtccgactctttgtgacccccatggattgtagcccaccaggctcttctgttcatagtATTTCCCAGTAAAGAATTCcagagtaggtttccatttccttctccagaggatcttcccgacccagggattgaacccacctctcctgtgtctcctgcattggcaggtagattctttaccactgagccaccagagaagcccacttacATGATGAGACTTTATAATCTCCATAAGGTCCATTCAGTCACTAACATATTTTGGTTCTAGAGCAAACTTGTATTGGACTCTTTGGAGGAAAGAA from Bos javanicus breed banteng chromosome 25, ARS-OSU_banteng_1.0, whole genome shotgun sequence harbors:
- the HS3ST4 gene encoding heparan sulfate glucosamine 3-O-sulfotransferase 4, which produces MAPWPAPPPPPPPPPSLAAPPPPGVSAKGPPARKLLFMCTLSLSVTYLCYSLLGGSGSLQFPLALQEPPGAAEPPPPSLPPPPVRLGAPSQPPAPPPPPPDNASRGEPPEPPRQPAAPGADGWGLASGSGGARDAWLRTPLTPGEMVTAQSALVEREAPESSTTDEELAGRRAANGSGNAASTPDYGEKKLPQALIIGVKKGGTRALLEAIRVHPDVRAVGVEPHFFDRNYEKGLEWYRNVMPKTLDGQLTMEKTPSYFVTNEAPKRIHSMAKDIKLIVVVRNPVTRAISDYTQTLSKKPEIPTFEVLAFKNRTLGLIDASWSAIRIGIYALHLENWLQYFPLSQILFVSGERLIVDPAGEMAKVQDFLGLKRVVTEKHFYFNKTKGFPCLKKPEDSSAPRCLGKSKGRTHPRIDPDVIHRLRKFYKPFNMMFYQMTGQDFQWEQEEGDK